In one Myotis daubentonii chromosome 1, mMyoDau2.1, whole genome shotgun sequence genomic region, the following are encoded:
- the CARMIL3 gene encoding capping protein, Arp2/3 and myosin-I linker protein 3 isoform X6 — MAKSSTELTRELQDSIRRCLSQGAVLQQHRVKLETKPKKFEDRVLALTSWRLHLFPLKVPAKVESSFNVLEIRAFNTLSQNQILVETERGMVSMRLPSAESVDQVTRHVSSALSKVCPGPGCLIRRGNADTPEGPRDTSPNSETSTSTTHSVCGGFSETYAALCDYNGLHCREEVQWDVDTIYHAEDNREFNLLDFSHLESRDLALMVAALAYNQWFTKLYCKDLRLGSEVLEQVLHTLSKSGSLEELVLDNAGLKTDFVQKLACVFGENGSCVLHALTLSHNPIEDKGFLSLSQQLLCFPTGLTKLCLAKTAISPRGLQALGQTFGANPAFASSLRYLDLSKNPGLLATDESNALYSFLAQPNALVHLDLAGTDCAIDSLLGALLHGCCSHLTYLNLARNSCSHRKGREAPPAFKQFFSSAYTLSHVNLSATKLPLEALRALLQGLSLNSHLSDLHLDLSGCELRSAGAQALQEQLGAVTCVGSLDLSDNGFDSDLLTLVPALGKNKSLKHLFLGKNFNVKAKTLEEILHKLVQMIQEEDCSLQSLSVADSRLKLRTSILINALGSNTCLAKVDLSGNGMEDIGAKMLSKALQINSSLRTILWDRNNTSALGFLDIARALESNHTLRFMSFPVSDISQAYRSAPERTEDVWQKIQWCLVRNNHSQTCPQEQAFRLQQGLVTSSAEQMLQRLCGRVQEEVRALRLCPLEPVQDELLYARDLIKDAKNSRALFPSLYELGHVLANDGPVRQRLESVASEVSKAVDKELQVILESMVSLTQELCPVAMRVAEGHNKMLSNVAERVTVPRNFIRGALLEQAGQDIQNKLDEVKLSVVTYLTNSIVDEILQELYHSHKSLARHLAQLRTLSDPSGGPGQGQDLSSRGRGRGRNHDHEETTDDELGTNIDTMAIKKQKRCRKIRPVSAFISGSPQDMESQLGSLGIPPGWFSGLGNSQPTASGSWEGLSELPTHGYKLRHQTQGRPRPPRTTPPGPGRPSVPVPGTRQENGMATRLDEGLEDFFSRRVMDESSSCPRTLRPLRPGLPEPPLPPLQKKRRRGLFHFRRPRSFKGDRGPGSPTTGLLLPPPPPPPPTQESPPSPDLPSLGNNSSPCWSPEEESSLLPGLGGNRGPSFRRKMGSEGSEPGEGGQAPGTAQQPRVQGVALPGLGRTKGWSFDGKQEGTSPDLEGSVQAWQKRRSSDDAGPGAWKPPPPPQSTKPSFSAMRRAEATWHIAEESAPNHSCQSPSPSSQDGEEERERTVPARNAKDPPLAPRPPKPVAVPRGRRPPQEPGGREEAEAGGAAPGMNKPRLRLGSQQDQEESEVQGLLDPGRRTAPLKPKRTRRAQSCDKLEPDRRQPPDSTGAAGTSEPGTD, encoded by the exons atGGCCAAGTCCAGCACGGAGCTCACCCGCGAGCTGCAAG ACAGCATCCGGAGGTGCCTGAGCCAAGGGGCTGTGCTCCAGCAACATCGCGTGAAGCTGGAGACGAAGCCCAAGAAGTTTGAGGACCGAGTGCTG gCCCTGACCTCCTGGCGCCTCCACCTCTTCCCCCTGAAAGTCCCAGCCAAG GTGGAGAGCTCCTTCAATGTCCTGGAGATCCGGGCCTTCAACACACTCAGTCAGAACCAG ATCCTAGTGGAGACAGAACGAGGCATGGTGAGCATGCGGCTGCCATCAGCTGAGAGTGTGGACCAAGTGACGCGACATGTGAGCTCAGCCCTCTCCAAGgtctgccctggccctgg GTGTCTAATCCGGCGTGGAAATGCAGACACTCCAGAAGGGCCCCGAGACACATCCCCCAACTCTGAGACTTCCACATCTACCACTCACAGTGTGTGTG GTGGCTTCTCCGAGACCTACGCTGCCCTGTGTGACTACAATGGGCTGCACTGCCGGGAGGAGGTGCAATGG GATGTGGACACCATCTATCATGCCGAGGATAACCGCGAGTTCAACCTTTTAGATTTCAGCCACTTGGAGAGCCG AGACTTGGCCCTAATGGTGGCAGCCCTGGCCTACAACCAGTGGTTCACCAAACTCTACTGCAAGGACCTGCGGCTG GGCTCTGAAGTGCTAGAACAGGTGCTACATACCCTGAGCAAGTCGGGGAGCCTCGAAGAGCTGGTGCTGGACAACGCTGGACTGAAGAC GGACTTTGTCCAGAAGCTGGCCTGCGTGTTTGGGGAGAACGGAAGCTGTGTGCTACAtgccctcactctgtcccacaatCCCATCGAGGACAAGG gtTTCCTCAGTCTGAGCCAGCAGCTCCTCTGCTTCCCCACGGGCCTCACCAAACTGTGCCTGGCCAAGACCGCCATTTCTCCTCGAG GGCTCCAGGCGCTGGGCCAGACCTTCGGGGCCAACCCGGCCTTTGCCAGCTCCCTTCGATACCTGGACCTGAGCAAGAACCCTGGGCTGCTTGCCACAGACGAGTCCAAT gccctgTACAGTTTCCTGGCCCAGCCCAACGCTCTGGTGCACCTGGACCTGGCAGGGACTGACTGCGCCATTGACTCG CTTCTGGGTGCCCTgctccatggctgctgctccCACCTAACCTACCTCAACCTGGCGCGTAACAGCTGCTCTCACAG GAAGGGCCGGGAGGCCCCACCAGCCTTCAAGCAGTTCTTCAGCAGCGCCTACACGCTGAGCCACGTCAACCTGTCTGCCACAAAGCTGCCCCTGGAGGCCCTCAG GGCGCTGCTGCAGGGCCTGTCCCTCAACAGCCACCTCAGTGATCTGCACCTGGACCTCAGCGGCTGTGAG CTCCGCTCAGCAGGAGCCCAGGCTTTGCAAGAGCAATTGGGGGCTGTCACCTGTGTGGGCAGCCTGGATCTGTCAGACAATG GGTTTGACTCCGACCTCCTGACACTGGTGCCCGCACTTGGCAAGAACAAGTCCCTCAAGCACCTGTTCCTGGGCAAGAACTTCAATGTCAAGGCCAA gacCCTGGAGGAGATCCTCCACAAGCTGGTGCAGATGATCCAGGAAGAGGACTGT TCCCTGCAGTCACTGTCCGTGGCGGACTCCCGGCTGAAGCTGCGCACCAGCATCCTCATCAATGCCCTGGGCAGCAACACCTGCCTGGCCAAGGTGGATCTGAGCGGCAACGGCATGGAGGACATTGGGGCCAAGATGCTGTCTAAGGCCCTGCAGATAAACTCCTCCCTCAG AACTATCCTGTGGGATCGGAACAATACATCTGCCCTGGGCTTTCTGGACATTGCGAGGGCCCTGGAGAG CAACCACACGCTGCGCTTCATGTCCTTCCCCGTGAGCGACATCTCCCAAGCCTATCGCAGCGCCCCCGAGCGCACTGAGGACGTCTGGCAGAAG ATCCAGTGGTGCTTGGTGAGGAACAACCACTCCCAGACGTgtccccaggagcaggccttcaggctgcagcagggcctggTGACCAGCAGCGCCGAGCAA ATGCTGCAGCGGCTGTGTGGACGCGTGCAGGAGGAGGTCCgggccctgaggctgtgccccctggaACCCGTGCAGGATGAGCTGCTCTACGCTCGGGACCTCATCAAAGACGCCAAGAACTCCCGGGCG CTGTTTCCCAGCCTCTATGAGCTGGGGCACGTGCTGGCCAACGACGGGCCTGTGCGGCAGAGGCTGGAGTCCGTAGCCAGTGAGGTGTCCAAGGCTGTGGACAAGGAGCTGCAG GTGATCCTGGAGTCCATGGTCAGCCTCACGCAGGAGTTATGTCCCGTGGCCATGCGGGTAGCTGAGGGGCACAACAAGATGCTGAGCAATGTGGCCGAGCGCGTCACTGTGCCCCGAAACTTCATCCGCGGGGCGCTGCTGGAGCAGGCCGGCCAGGACATTCAGAACAAGCTGGA TGAAGTGAAGCTCTCAGTCGTCACCTACTTAACCAACTCCATAGTGGATGAGATCCTGCAGGAGCTATACCACTCACACAAGAGCCTG GCCCGGCACCTGGCCCAGCTAAGGACACTATCAGATCCATCAGGGGGACCGGGCCAAGGACAGGATCTGTCctcccggggccggggccggggccgtaACCATGACCACGAGGAGACCACAGATGATGAACTTGGGACTAACATC GACACCATGGCCATCAAAAAGCAAAAACGCTGCCGCAAGATCCGGCCAGTGTCCGCCTTCATTA GTGGGAGCCCTCAGGACATGGAAAGCCAGCTGGGGAGTCTGGGGATCCCTCCTGGTTGGTTCTCAGGACTTGGGAACAGCCAGCCCACTGCCAGTGGCTCCTGGGAAGGTCTATCCGAGCTTCCCACTCACGGCTATAAACTAAGGCATCAAACACAAGGCAGACCCCGGCCCCCCAGGACCACCCCTCCAGGACCTGGTCGGCCCAGT GTGCCCGTGCCTGGGACGCGTCAGGAGAATGGGATGGCCACCCGCTTGGATGAGGGGCTGGAGGACTTCTTCAGCCGAAGGGTCATGGATGAGAGTTCCAG CTGCCCTCGGACCCTGCGGCCCCTGCGGCCAGGCCTCCCGGAGCCTCCACTGCCTCCACTGCAGAAGAAGAGGCGCCGAGGCCTGTTTCACTTTCGTCGGCCCCGGAGCTTCAAGGGGGACAGGGGGCCAGGGTCCCCCACCACCggactcctcctccctccacccccacccccacccccaactcaggAGAGCCCCCCCAGCCCAGACCTGCCCAGCCTCGGCAACAACTCTTCCCCCTGCTGGAGCCCAGAGGAGGAGAGCAGCCTGCTCCCTGGACTGGGGGGGAACCGGGGGCCTTCCTTCCGCAGGAAGATG GGTTCTGAGGGGTCAGAGCCAGGGGAAGGGGGCCAGGCCCCTGGGACAGCACAACAGCCAAGAGTCCAGGGTGTTGCCCTTCCTGGGTTGGGAAGAACCAAAGGTTGGAGCTTCGATGGGAAACAAGAG ggcacaagcccagaccTGGAGGGCAGCGTCCAGGCTTGGCAGAAACGGCGCTCTTCGGATGATGCAG GGCCTGGAGCCTGGAAGCCGCCACCACCACCTCAAAGCACCAAGCCGAGCTTCAGCGCCATGCGCCGTGCAGAGGCCACCTGGCACATAG CTGAGGAGAGTGCCCCCAACCACAGCTGccagagccccagcccctcctcccaggatggggaggaagagagggagaggaccgTTCCCGCTAGGAATGCCAAG GACCCCCCATTAGCTCCACGGCCCCCCAAGCCAGTGGCTGTGCCCAGGGGCCGCCGTCCCCCCCAGGAGccagggggcagggaagaggctgaggctgggggtgcagcCCCAGGAATGAACAAACCCCGGCTGAGGCTGGGCTCACAGCAGGACCAAGAGGAGTCCGAGGTCCAAG GGCTCTTAGATCCAGGCCGCCGGACTGCCCCCCTGAAGCCCAAGAGGACACGGCGGGCACAGTCCTGTGACAAGCTGGAGCCTGATAGAAGACAGCCCCCTGACTCCACAGGTGCCG CAGGAACCAGTGAGccaggaacagactga
- the CARMIL3 gene encoding capping protein, Arp2/3 and myosin-I linker protein 3 isoform X4 translates to MAKSSTELTRELQDSIRRCLSQGAVLQQHRVKLETKPKKFEDRVLALTSWRLHLFPLKVPAKVESSFNVLEIRAFNTLSQNQILVETERGMVSMRLPSAESVDQVTRHVSSALSKVCPGPGCLIRRGNADTPEGPRDTSPNSETSTSTTHSVCGGFSETYAALCDYNGLHCREEVQWDVDTIYHAEDNREFNLLDFSHLESRDLALMVAALAYNQWFTKLYCKDLRLGSEVLEQVLHTLSKSGSLEELVLDNAGLKTDFVQKLACVFGENGSCVLHALTLSHNPIEDKGFLSLSQQLLCFPTGLTKLCLAKTAISPRGLQALGQTFGANPAFASSLRYLDLSKNPGLLATDESNALYSFLAQPNALVHLDLAGTDCAIDSLLGALLHGCCSHLTYLNLARNSCSHRKGREAPPAFKQFFSSAYTLSHVNLSATKLPLEALRALLQGLSLNSHLSDLHLDLSGCELRSAGAQALQEQLGAVTCVGSLDLSDNGFDSDLLTLVPALGKNKSLKHLFLGKNFNVKAKTLEEILHKLVQMIQEEDCSLQSLSVADSRLKLRTSILINALGSNTCLAKVDLSGNGMEDIGAKMLSKALQINSSLRTILWDRNNTSALGFLDIARALESNHTLRFMSFPVSDISQAYRSAPERTEDVWQKIQWCLVRNNHSQTCPQEQAFRLQQGLVTSSAEQMLQRLCGRVQEEVRALRLCPLEPVQDELLYARDLIKDAKNSRALFPSLYELGHVLANDGPVRQRLESVASEVSKAVDKELQVILESMVSLTQELCPVAMRVAEGHNKMLSNVAERVTVPRNFIRGALLEQAGQDIQNKLDEVKLSVVTYLTNSIVDEILQELYHSHKSLARHLAQLRTLSDPSGGPGQGQDLSSRGRGRGRNHDHEETTDDELGTNIDTMAIKKQKRCRKIRPVSAFISGSPQDMESQLGSLGIPPGWFSGLGNSQPTASGSWEGLSELPTHGYKLRHQTQGRPRPPRTTPPGPGRPSQVPVPGTRQENGMATRLDEGLEDFFSRRVMDESSSCPRTLRPLRPGLPEPPLPPLQKKRRRGLFHFRRPRSFKGDRGPGSPTTGLLLPPPPPPPPTQESPPSPDLPSLGNNSSPCWSPEEESSLLPGLGGNRGPSFRRKMGSEGSEPGEGGQAPGTAQQPRVQGVALPGLGRTKGWSFDGKQEGTSPDLEGSVQAWQKRRSSDDAGPGAWKPPPPPQSTKPSFSAMRRAEATWHIAEESAPNHSCQSPSPSSQDGEEERERTVPARNAKLQDPPLAPRPPKPVAVPRGRRPPQEPGGREEAEAGGAAPGMNKPRLRLGSQQDQEESEVQGLLDPGRRTAPLKPKRTRRAQSCDKLEPDRRQPPDSTAGTSEPGTD, encoded by the exons atGGCCAAGTCCAGCACGGAGCTCACCCGCGAGCTGCAAG ACAGCATCCGGAGGTGCCTGAGCCAAGGGGCTGTGCTCCAGCAACATCGCGTGAAGCTGGAGACGAAGCCCAAGAAGTTTGAGGACCGAGTGCTG gCCCTGACCTCCTGGCGCCTCCACCTCTTCCCCCTGAAAGTCCCAGCCAAG GTGGAGAGCTCCTTCAATGTCCTGGAGATCCGGGCCTTCAACACACTCAGTCAGAACCAG ATCCTAGTGGAGACAGAACGAGGCATGGTGAGCATGCGGCTGCCATCAGCTGAGAGTGTGGACCAAGTGACGCGACATGTGAGCTCAGCCCTCTCCAAGgtctgccctggccctgg GTGTCTAATCCGGCGTGGAAATGCAGACACTCCAGAAGGGCCCCGAGACACATCCCCCAACTCTGAGACTTCCACATCTACCACTCACAGTGTGTGTG GTGGCTTCTCCGAGACCTACGCTGCCCTGTGTGACTACAATGGGCTGCACTGCCGGGAGGAGGTGCAATGG GATGTGGACACCATCTATCATGCCGAGGATAACCGCGAGTTCAACCTTTTAGATTTCAGCCACTTGGAGAGCCG AGACTTGGCCCTAATGGTGGCAGCCCTGGCCTACAACCAGTGGTTCACCAAACTCTACTGCAAGGACCTGCGGCTG GGCTCTGAAGTGCTAGAACAGGTGCTACATACCCTGAGCAAGTCGGGGAGCCTCGAAGAGCTGGTGCTGGACAACGCTGGACTGAAGAC GGACTTTGTCCAGAAGCTGGCCTGCGTGTTTGGGGAGAACGGAAGCTGTGTGCTACAtgccctcactctgtcccacaatCCCATCGAGGACAAGG gtTTCCTCAGTCTGAGCCAGCAGCTCCTCTGCTTCCCCACGGGCCTCACCAAACTGTGCCTGGCCAAGACCGCCATTTCTCCTCGAG GGCTCCAGGCGCTGGGCCAGACCTTCGGGGCCAACCCGGCCTTTGCCAGCTCCCTTCGATACCTGGACCTGAGCAAGAACCCTGGGCTGCTTGCCACAGACGAGTCCAAT gccctgTACAGTTTCCTGGCCCAGCCCAACGCTCTGGTGCACCTGGACCTGGCAGGGACTGACTGCGCCATTGACTCG CTTCTGGGTGCCCTgctccatggctgctgctccCACCTAACCTACCTCAACCTGGCGCGTAACAGCTGCTCTCACAG GAAGGGCCGGGAGGCCCCACCAGCCTTCAAGCAGTTCTTCAGCAGCGCCTACACGCTGAGCCACGTCAACCTGTCTGCCACAAAGCTGCCCCTGGAGGCCCTCAG GGCGCTGCTGCAGGGCCTGTCCCTCAACAGCCACCTCAGTGATCTGCACCTGGACCTCAGCGGCTGTGAG CTCCGCTCAGCAGGAGCCCAGGCTTTGCAAGAGCAATTGGGGGCTGTCACCTGTGTGGGCAGCCTGGATCTGTCAGACAATG GGTTTGACTCCGACCTCCTGACACTGGTGCCCGCACTTGGCAAGAACAAGTCCCTCAAGCACCTGTTCCTGGGCAAGAACTTCAATGTCAAGGCCAA gacCCTGGAGGAGATCCTCCACAAGCTGGTGCAGATGATCCAGGAAGAGGACTGT TCCCTGCAGTCACTGTCCGTGGCGGACTCCCGGCTGAAGCTGCGCACCAGCATCCTCATCAATGCCCTGGGCAGCAACACCTGCCTGGCCAAGGTGGATCTGAGCGGCAACGGCATGGAGGACATTGGGGCCAAGATGCTGTCTAAGGCCCTGCAGATAAACTCCTCCCTCAG AACTATCCTGTGGGATCGGAACAATACATCTGCCCTGGGCTTTCTGGACATTGCGAGGGCCCTGGAGAG CAACCACACGCTGCGCTTCATGTCCTTCCCCGTGAGCGACATCTCCCAAGCCTATCGCAGCGCCCCCGAGCGCACTGAGGACGTCTGGCAGAAG ATCCAGTGGTGCTTGGTGAGGAACAACCACTCCCAGACGTgtccccaggagcaggccttcaggctgcagcagggcctggTGACCAGCAGCGCCGAGCAA ATGCTGCAGCGGCTGTGTGGACGCGTGCAGGAGGAGGTCCgggccctgaggctgtgccccctggaACCCGTGCAGGATGAGCTGCTCTACGCTCGGGACCTCATCAAAGACGCCAAGAACTCCCGGGCG CTGTTTCCCAGCCTCTATGAGCTGGGGCACGTGCTGGCCAACGACGGGCCTGTGCGGCAGAGGCTGGAGTCCGTAGCCAGTGAGGTGTCCAAGGCTGTGGACAAGGAGCTGCAG GTGATCCTGGAGTCCATGGTCAGCCTCACGCAGGAGTTATGTCCCGTGGCCATGCGGGTAGCTGAGGGGCACAACAAGATGCTGAGCAATGTGGCCGAGCGCGTCACTGTGCCCCGAAACTTCATCCGCGGGGCGCTGCTGGAGCAGGCCGGCCAGGACATTCAGAACAAGCTGGA TGAAGTGAAGCTCTCAGTCGTCACCTACTTAACCAACTCCATAGTGGATGAGATCCTGCAGGAGCTATACCACTCACACAAGAGCCTG GCCCGGCACCTGGCCCAGCTAAGGACACTATCAGATCCATCAGGGGGACCGGGCCAAGGACAGGATCTGTCctcccggggccggggccggggccgtaACCATGACCACGAGGAGACCACAGATGATGAACTTGGGACTAACATC GACACCATGGCCATCAAAAAGCAAAAACGCTGCCGCAAGATCCGGCCAGTGTCCGCCTTCATTA GTGGGAGCCCTCAGGACATGGAAAGCCAGCTGGGGAGTCTGGGGATCCCTCCTGGTTGGTTCTCAGGACTTGGGAACAGCCAGCCCACTGCCAGTGGCTCCTGGGAAGGTCTATCCGAGCTTCCCACTCACGGCTATAAACTAAGGCATCAAACACAAGGCAGACCCCGGCCCCCCAGGACCACCCCTCCAGGACCTGGTCGGCCCAGT CAGGTGCCCGTGCCTGGGACGCGTCAGGAGAATGGGATGGCCACCCGCTTGGATGAGGGGCTGGAGGACTTCTTCAGCCGAAGGGTCATGGATGAGAGTTCCAG CTGCCCTCGGACCCTGCGGCCCCTGCGGCCAGGCCTCCCGGAGCCTCCACTGCCTCCACTGCAGAAGAAGAGGCGCCGAGGCCTGTTTCACTTTCGTCGGCCCCGGAGCTTCAAGGGGGACAGGGGGCCAGGGTCCCCCACCACCggactcctcctccctccacccccacccccacccccaactcaggAGAGCCCCCCCAGCCCAGACCTGCCCAGCCTCGGCAACAACTCTTCCCCCTGCTGGAGCCCAGAGGAGGAGAGCAGCCTGCTCCCTGGACTGGGGGGGAACCGGGGGCCTTCCTTCCGCAGGAAGATG GGTTCTGAGGGGTCAGAGCCAGGGGAAGGGGGCCAGGCCCCTGGGACAGCACAACAGCCAAGAGTCCAGGGTGTTGCCCTTCCTGGGTTGGGAAGAACCAAAGGTTGGAGCTTCGATGGGAAACAAGAG ggcacaagcccagaccTGGAGGGCAGCGTCCAGGCTTGGCAGAAACGGCGCTCTTCGGATGATGCAG GGCCTGGAGCCTGGAAGCCGCCACCACCACCTCAAAGCACCAAGCCGAGCTTCAGCGCCATGCGCCGTGCAGAGGCCACCTGGCACATAG CTGAGGAGAGTGCCCCCAACCACAGCTGccagagccccagcccctcctcccaggatggggaggaagagagggagaggaccgTTCCCGCTAGGAATGCCAAG CTGCAGGACCCCCCATTAGCTCCACGGCCCCCCAAGCCAGTGGCTGTGCCCAGGGGCCGCCGTCCCCCCCAGGAGccagggggcagggaagaggctgaggctgggggtgcagcCCCAGGAATGAACAAACCCCGGCTGAGGCTGGGCTCACAGCAGGACCAAGAGGAGTCCGAGGTCCAAG GGCTCTTAGATCCAGGCCGCCGGACTGCCCCCCTGAAGCCCAAGAGGACACGGCGGGCACAGTCCTGTGACAAGCTGGAGCCTGATAGAAGACAGCCCCCTGACTCCACAG CAGGAACCAGTGAGccaggaacagactga